GTATATATTTCATCCAATGAACGTACTAATATATATACAAAGACTCTTCCTACCTTCTATACTTATCTTACTATTATTTCTCTCCAGGCACGGTATACGGCAGATGAGAACAGGATGGGCAGATGGGCCAGAGTTTGTAACTCAGTGCCCAATTCGACCAGGAGGAAGTTACACCTACCGGTTTACAGTTCAAGGACAGGAAGGTACTCTATGGTGGCATGCTCATAGCTCATGGCTCAGAGCCACTGTCTATGGTGCCCTCATTATCCACCCAAAACCAGGATCCTCCTATCCATTCACTAAGCCAAAGCGAGAAACACCCATTCTTCTTGGTAATGATCACTTCTCTAATCACTAACAAcagatgatgataatgatgtgGATAATAAGACAACAATTTGGATGCCTATGATTGAGAATGATAGATTAACGGTGAGCATAATGATGTTCAGGAGAATGGTGGGATGCAAACCCCATCGATGTTGTGAGGCAGGCGACTAGGACAGGAGCAGCTCCAAATGTGTCTGATGCATACACCATCAATGGTCAACCTGGTGATCTTTACAACTGCTCCAGCAAAGGTTTGCTTCTTTTCACAAATACTTTGCTCTGCTGACAAGTTCATGCAATATGCCTAGATTTTCCCTAGTTGTGGGCCATTTCCTCCACACAAAGACATATGATGTCCGTGGATGCTCCTAgaaattagaggaaaaaaaattaatccagTTTTTGGAAGACATCCAAACTTGTCCTCTCGGGGCAAAAGAGGGCCACCAATTTACTGGGGCGTTCTCTGTCCTTTAGAAAAAGATGACACACCTAAAGAAATCAGAGcgattccttcaaatttttgagGCAAATCCTTACTCTTCCAACTCGAATCTATAACCAGCTTGACACTGTGGGGACTGGGAGAGTGGATTTGACCATATTTACCTGGAGGTTCATACATTGGACAGAACCAAACACCCAGGAAGCAACCAATTTCTACTGTCCTATAACAGCTAAAACTTAAATCTTCATCATGGATGCTTAGATCATGCCTACAAAAAATCTTCTGACCTTGTTTTATTGGTATGCAGACACTGTGATAGTTCCAATTGACAGTGGTGAGACCCACCTCCTCCGAGTCATCAACTCTGGGCTTAACCAAGAGCTCTTCTTCACTGTTGCCAACCACAAGTTTACAGTTGTCGCAGCTGATGCATCCTATACCAAACCCTTCACCACCTCAGTCATCATGCTAGGACCTGGTCAAACCACTGACGTCCTAATCACCGGTGATCAGCCACCAGCTCGTTATTACATGGCCGCACGTGCCTATCAAAGTGCTCAAGGTGCACCATTTGACAATACTACCACCACAGCCATACTTGAATACAAGTCTGCTCCTTGTCCTGCTAAGAAGGGTGTCTCCACCACCCCTGTTTTCCCTTCTTTGCCTGCTTTCAATGACACGGCCACTGTCACAGCCTTCAGTAAGAGCTTCAGAAGTCCTGCTAAAGTCGAAGTCCCCACAGACATTGATGAAAGCCTCTTCTTCACTGTTGGCCTAGGCATCAATAGGTGCCCACCAAAGTTTAAATCCAGCCAGTGTCAAGGTCCCAATGGAACCCGCTTCACCGCCAGCATGAACAATGTCTCTTTTGTTCTcccatccaacttttccttactGCAAGCTCACCAGCAAGGTATCCCTGGAGTTTTCACCACTGATTATCCCGCAGCTCCACCAGTAAAATTCGATTACACTGGTAATGTGAGCCGGTCACTCTGGCAACCCATTCCAGGTACTAAGTTGTACAAGTTGAAGTATGGGTCAAGAGTCCAGGTTGTATTACAGGGAACAAGTATCTTCACAGCTGAGAACCACCCCATCCATCTTCATGGATACGATTTCTACATCATTGCAGAAGGTTTCGGAAACTTCAACCCCAGTACTGATACATCCAAGTTTAATCTTGTTGATCCACCTCTTAGGAATACAGTGGCCGTACCTGTGAATGGTTGGGCAGTCATCAGATTTGTTGCCGATAATCCAGGTAAAATTACTTGAATttcccaaaaattctacttccaatatatttcaaaattttgcccTCAACTTTCAATTCATTTGTCTGGCAAAAACAGGAGTTTGGATAATGCACTGCCACTTGGATGTTCATATCACCTGGGGTCTGGCCATGGCTTTCCTGGTGGAGAATGGAGTTGGGGCTTTGCAATCGATAGAGCCTCCTCCAGCGGATTTGCCTCTGTGCTAAGATCATCAACAGAAAAACCACCCACAGTTGAACTTCATATGCCTTATAAAAGGGGCACCTATTTTTCTACTCTTAGCATACGGATTATTCAGTGTTGTTTTCCCCGCATTTGGGGCCTTAGTTCTTGCTTTCTATTTCATTGttctttttgatagataaaccgGGTCCAGATGGTGCTGTGTTGCATCACAGAGCGCCATCAGATTTAAAATCAGACCCCatttgtttccttgtttttttcttttttcggtTGTATTGTTTCAAGAAACATCATCAGAGATAAATTGAAGTTCTGaaagttattattatatcaCTATCTTGTTTATCAGCAACTACCTTTACAACAGCAGCATTATCACAAATGCACTCCATGCATAGTAATTCTAGCTCTGACTCCAAGGGatcctaattttttaaattctgaaCCAAATTAGAAATGACAGTTCCAATCAGATCAAGAAACATGAAATAATTCACGGATGCTAAGTGCCAAATGCATCTCAGACTACAGATTCAGCCCTCACAAGTCCACAATCTCAATGAAATATGTCCTAGGCTTCTAGTACATCAAACTTTGTACatatacagaaaaaaaaaagggataaatTCAGGTTCTGTTTGTTTACTGGGAAAGTCAGGCATAATTCCTGAAATTCGGAATGATTTGATGAACACCAACCGCAACAAGAATTTAAATGCTTCAAAATCAACTACGATTCTCGGCAAACCTCAGAAAGATAATGGATAATATGATCAGACCGTCAGTCATCGTCGCGGCATCCGTCCGCATTGATTTTCCGAGACTACGTCGTTTATCGTATCGAACCGAGATCGTTTTGCCTTGTCCTGTGTAGAAATTCAACTACGGCCATCAATGATCCGTTCGGTTGCAGAAATCTCccgaggaaaaaataaaaaatgaatctaagaaGATTGCCCCAAGATTTTTCAAGATTCCTAGTTTTTCAGCATTTTCCTCCACTTTCCAACAATTTCCCAGGAACCAAACAGGCCACGGAACTCCTCTGCCCGACAGCAAAAAATGAAGCATTTTTTACTTTGGAAAGTTAATGGACTCTAACTCACAGTCTGCAGTTATTTGACCAAAACGCATCGTTTCGTTCAAACTCCTTTTTCTGCATGCATCACCAATTTCgccttaaattaaaaattttcaacttaaaattaaaataaattcttcaaaaattttaaattggcTAAAAAATTTACAACGTTGCTTACAAAATCAATTATGGAATCCTGAAACTTTTACTCGAATTAAGTTTATCCAATGCTCTATTGATCAAGAAATAAATTGTAATACTTAATTTCTCACAAAAGGCTAAAAGCAAATTCAGATATAAAACATGGGCAGAAGGAGGGCCCAACAATTGGGCCCAGATTATGCCCAAGAGCCCATCATTTCAAGTTGGATTCGGTCCTTGATTAAAAACCTTGCTAGGATTGGGTTAGTACCAAGTTGGGCCAAGCCTGGTCACAAATCCAAAAATCAGAACCACAATTTGGACCACCAAATCAAATTTACATTCGTAATTTCCTTAATTTCAAGAAATAACAATACTTTTCCCAATGTTTTCACAGTAGAACTAACCTATCTTATGAtctattttattatcaaaaacCTTCCTAAGAtaatctattttcaaaataattaattttaaaattattatattttattttaaagtacaTTTATCTAATAATTAAAGCTAGTTTGGTAATATTtgaatacaatttaaaaaatggtatttctattatttaaagattttggaaatttgtagattaattattttattgataaattattaaaataatattataaactttATTGTATTACCATCttcttatgtatattttttaaccataaataaaatattaaatatacataatatatatatatatatattaacaacaaATATGTAAATTATTAAGATACAGAAAGAATTTAGATTTATatccaataaataaattgagaaaatacaaataattgagATTTCCCATCAAACTAAACTTTAATACCATGTTAaactatcaatttttaaaaaaaaaacttaaactaGTGCAATTTAAACTCAATATATAAATCatgttttttaacattttagattttgagaaatttaagagaaaaataaaataaacaaatactaaataaataaaataatagatttaatcttaataaatttgtatatattttaaaatttgtttttctcttttttatttatataaaataaaaaattaaaacatataagcttttaaatagtttttggttATACTTGATTTTTCgtcatatttttttagataaatcaaataaaataatttggatttcttgctatttttattattttccttattatttgatgcACTCCTTTACCTTTTAGGCACCAAAAGTTCGAGCCTTCCAAAAattaggtggtgttttttttttctttttgtaaaaatcaatttatttttaaattttagattatttatttttatcatatttaattttttttatgggataaaaaaactaaaatattagaAGTTTTTTATTACTAGAAGGAAAATGTtagtttttcttgtaaatatttactaaaaatcaaatattaaaaaataaataacttaaattttcatcttatttaattttaagttttatttagaattaaataaaaaaacaaataaacaaacactacttttttcatataagaattctaataatttcaatataatttataattttatactaaaattatttaatttttaataaaaaaaaacaattttacttTATAACTATACAAgtcaaaatcaaattcaaatttgtcgaactttaatataaatttataaactgTTCTTAtcataaaatcttatttttaatgtactaaaattttgttttgaaagtagtaagtattttataaaatatatatattttaaaataatcttgtaaaatatatatattttaaaataatcttgtaaaatagtattatttaaataaaaaaaaaaccactcgATAAGCGGGTCaatggataaaataaaaaatgaacttgataaggaagaaaaatgaattttgaccAATTCCCCGCGTAGTCAAACAGTCAAAGTCCAGACGCCCAATAAAATACCGAAGAGAATTGAAGTAGGACTTGCTTATCCATTATATTAAGGGAAGCCAAGGGCAGCTCAAACTCAAAGGCCAACCTTTTTATACCACTCTTGTACTACAGAGCTTTCCAGATGTTGCATCTACGTCAGCCACAACGCacgaaaaaatttatttcataaataaaaaataaaggtaagTGATGACGTAacgataaataaataaataataatatgtgtGAGGAGTCGACTCACATGGAAAATGACCTGCCGCACCCCAAAGAGGCAAGTGCTGACCATGGATGCGCTGTACTACTCTAATTAGTATGCTTTTAGCTTGATAAGATATGGTGACGAAATTACATAAACGGCCCTGCCTTTCTCATAGTAAAGTTGTAAAATACCCATTTCATATGCTACTATATTTTTATGGAATTTTTATTGGAAGATATATATTGGCTTACTTGAGGgggacataaaaaaaaaaaaaatcttaaattatttattaaaagtaatttttttcctcaaaaatattaattttgacataaaaaaaatgttaatttttttcttcaaaaatatttttaaattatttaaattatgtttgaaacaacataattttaCCGTGagtatataatataagtttaataaaaaataaaatattttaccatataaataaaataaaataaaataaacccttTCAAGGAGCAAtagatttttttactttcatattaaaattttgaattataaatttttttttgggtgaaatTATCCatccattattaaaaaaaaagaattattcacttttcataatcaattcaaaagaataaaaaataaaagtagcaTAAGCAAAACACTTGGCATTCAAGAAACATAATGGGCATAACAGTAATTTCACAGAGTGGTAACGTAGAAGTTTCACGAGAAAACGTGGGACAGAAACGCAATCCCACACAGCAGTAATGAAAAGCAGGATTCTTCGGTGCTAAGAAAACGATAGGAACAAAGGTCGTGGCTCGGGAAGCATCCACTGCCACGTGCCAAAAGTTGCGGTACACCAAGCGACACGACGCGGCTAGGAAATCGCCACGTCATGGACAccgaaaatattttaagaaatatctAGAGAATTCTTCTATAAATATCTCAGCTGGCAGCTATTAGAAGATTTCAGATTTTATTGAATCTAAAACCCAAAAGAGAGACTGAGAGCAGAACTCGAAACTGAAAACGTTTTCTGAAATCACCGGGAGAGACAGAAGAAGATAGAAGTCCTTTTACTTTGGTAACTGAAAAGCAGAAAAGCAGAGCTTTGATCAGAAGTGGAAGGAGTTTATTCAGTGCCCATGTCGTCCGGAGTCATTGAAAGGTGGGTATCGTTTGAAATCCTTTTGTTCTTTGCCccatttttttttggggttttgttTGTTG
This DNA window, taken from Vitis riparia cultivar Riparia Gloire de Montpellier isolate 1030 chromosome 13, EGFV_Vit.rip_1.0, whole genome shotgun sequence, encodes the following:
- the LOC117929311 gene encoding laccase-12-like, producing the protein MESLSCCIANSRSFLLGLLLLLASAVSFTEAETHHHDFVVQATPVKRLCKTHNTITVNGQYPGPTLEVNNGDTLEVKVTNKARYNVTIHWHGIRQMRTGWADGPEFVTQCPIRPGGSYTYRFTVQGQEGTLWWHAHSSWLRATVYGALIIHPKPGSSYPFTKPKRETPILLGEWWDANPIDVVRQATRTGAAPNVSDAYTINGQPGDLYNCSSKDTVIVPIDSGETHLLRVINSGLNQELFFTVANHKFTVVAADASYTKPFTTSVIMLGPGQTTDVLITGDQPPARYYMAARAYQSAQGAPFDNTTTTAILEYKSAPCPAKKGVSTTPVFPSLPAFNDTATVTAFSKSFRSPAKVEVPTDIDESLFFTVGLGINRCPPKFKSSQCQGPNGTRFTASMNNVSFVLPSNFSLLQAHQQGIPGVFTTDYPAAPPVKFDYTGNVSRSLWQPIPGTKLYKLKYGSRVQVVLQGTSIFTAENHPIHLHGYDFYIIAEGFGNFNPSTDTSKFNLVDPPLRNTVAVPVNGWAVIRFVADNPGVWIMHCHLDVHITWGLAMAFLVENGVGALQSIEPPPADLPLC